From the genome of Aspergillus fumigatus Af293 chromosome 1, whole genome shotgun sequence, one region includes:
- a CDS encoding alpha/beta fold hydrolase: MAGRLANSFKSAAIFAYGFLTLILYGLQAVKLGLFFKRPSEKENLELQLARDRFWNLSKECFGLSHHILTLRNGFKFHYLCNDSPENSTTSQKPLAIFIHGFPDSWAVWRYIVSSSSLQSAATLVVVDLPGYGGSDSLDKYSATNVLESLTEFIIAIRTKYGIDTETGNNQRRTIIVGHDWGCVISTRLAAEAPQLADRFVVTNGPVPGLAEANIRRLLSSSLKMFKTSIRSPIRSRSTLVKAVTSLWPVFGQLKRSGYIFVMQLPMGLVTYFGSGGNFSFLKAIHQTSLGDVDLTARDAAECMASTLGPSTEECKTRTAAGDEYPVSVKEERALSNFQHMAGYYRDGAALGRWCKSVQTIADLHSIAGGNELRHIGSGAGLFDDGPTGALKASSTILWGKEDVALDPQICLDGILDYLVYNSMVVMLPRSRHFTPLERESRVAIEKTVEWAVKGEREDIGAVVQACYPDAVVTARK, from the exons ATGGCTGGCCGTCTTGCTAACAGCTTCAAATCTGCTGCGATTTTTGCTTATGGGTTCTTAACTCTGATTCTGTACGGACTTCAGGCTGTGAAACTTGGACTTTTCTTCAAACGTCCCTCTGAGAAGGAGAACTTGGAGTTGCAGTTAG CCCGCGATCGCTTCTGGAATCTCTCGAAGGAATGCTTCGGTCTTTCTCATCACATCCTCACCCTGCGAAACGGATTCAAATTCCACTACCTTTGCAATGATTCCCCCGAGAACTCGACGACCTCCCAGAAACCACTTGCGATCTTCATCCATGGCTTTCCTGATAGTTGGGCCGTGTGGCGATACATAGTGAGCTCCAGTTCCCTTCAATCTGCAGCTACACTGGTCGTCGTCGACTTACCGGGCTACGGAGGAAGCGATTCTCTGGACAAATATTCAGCGACAAACGTTCTGGAGAGCCTGACTGAGTTTATCATTGCCATTAGAACCAAGTACGGGATAGATACGGAGACTGGAAACAACCAGCGACGGACGATTATCGTAGGGCATGACTGGGGCTGCGTTATCTCCACGCGGCTTGCAGCTGAAGCTCCTCAGTTGGCTGACCGGTTTGTCGTAACCAATGGGCCAGTG CCTGGTCTGGCTGAAGCGAATATTCGTCGCCTTctatcctcctccttgaaAATGTTCAAGACTTCAATTCGCTCACCAATCCGGTCGCGCTCAACTCTCGTCAAAGCCGTCACGTCCCTGTGGCCTGTGTTCGGGCAATTGAAGCGCTCGGGCTATATCTTCGTGATGCAGTTGCCAATGGGCCTTGTTACGTACTTCGGCAGCGGGGGCAACTTTTCCTTCCTAAAGGCGATTCACCAGACTTCCCTTGGTGATGTCGACTTAACCGCTCGGGATGCCGCGGAATGTATGGCGAGCACTCTGGGTCCGTCGACCGAAGAATGCAAGACACGGACTGCCGCAGGCGACGAGTATCCAGTTTCGGTGAAGGAGGAACGTGCGCTCTCGAACTTTCAGCACATGGCTGGCTACTACCGAGATGGGGCCGCATTGGGCCGCTGGTGCAAATCGGTCCAAACAATCGCCGACCTGCATAGCATTGCGGGAGGGAATGAGCTGCGGCACATTGGTAGTGGAGCTGGTTTGTTCGATGACGGACCTACAGGAGCGCTGAAAGCAAGCTCCACGATCCTCTGGGGTAAAGAAGATGTTGCTCTCGACCCTCAGATTTGCCTTGATGGCATCTTAGACTACCTAGTTTACAATAGCATGGTCGTCATGCTTCCACGCTCTCGTCACTTCACACCATTGGAGCGCGAGAGCCGTGTGGCCATTGAGAAGACCGTGGAATGGGCTGTGAAGGGAGAACGAGAGGACATTGGCGCTGTTGTTCAGGCTTGTTACCCTGATGCCGTCGTGACTGCTCGCAAGTAA
- a CDS encoding GTP-binding protein RBG1 — protein MSTTVEKIKQIEEEMARTQKNKATAFHLGQLKAKLAKLKRELLTPSGGGGGGGGVGFDVARTGVASVGFIGFPSVGKSTLMSKLTGQHSEAAAYEFTTLTTVPGQVLYNGAKIQILDLPGIIQGAKDGKGRGRQVIAVAKTCHLIFIVLDVNKPLLDKKIIENELEGFGIRINKQPPNIVFKKKDKGGIAITSTVPLTHIDHDEIKAVMNEYKISSADISIRCDATIDDLIDVLEAKSRSYIPVIYALNKIDSISIEELDLLYRIPNAVPISSEHGWNIDELLELMWEKLNLRRVYTKPKGKAPDYSAPVVLRSNACTVEDFCNAIHRSIKDQFKVAIVYGRSVKHQPQRVGLSHELADEDIVTIIKR, from the exons ATGTCGACGACCGTGGAGAAG ATCAAGCAAATTGAGGAGGAG ATGGCTAGGACTCAAAAGAACAAGGCGACAGCGTTTCACTTGG GTCAACTCAAAGCGAAGCTTGCAAAGTTAAAACGAGAGCTTTTGACCCCATccggcggcggtggcggcggaggtggtg TTGGTTTCGATGTCGCTCGTACCGGTGTTGCCAGTGT TGGTTTCATCGGCTTCCCCTCCGTCGGCAAGAGTACCTTAATGAGCAAATTGACTGGCCAACATTCCGAGG CCGCCGCATACGAGTTCACAACCTTGACAACCGTTCCCGGCCAGGTGCTGTACAACGGTGCGAAAATTCAGATTCTCGATCTCCCCGGTATCATTCAGGGTGCCAAAGATGGTAAAGGTCGTGGTCGTCAGGTCATCGCAGTGGCCAAGACTTGCCATCTCATTTTCATTGTCCTAGACGTCAACAAGCCGCTGCTCGACAAAAAGATTATCGAGAACGAATTGGAAGGGTTTGGTATCAGAATCAACAAACAACCGCCCAACATTGTtttcaaaaagaaagacaagggtGGTATTGCCATCACTAGCACCGTTCCCCTAACACATATTGACCATGAT GAAATCAAAGCTGTCATGAATGAATATAAGATTTCTTCTGCGGATATTTCCATCAGATGTGATGCCACCATTGACGATCTAATTGACGTCCTCGAGGCAAAGAGCCGAAGTTATATACCAGTCATCTACGCTCTGAACAAGATCGACTCCATTTCGATTGAAGAGCTAGATCTTCTTTACCGAATCCCCAACGCTGTCCCCATTAGTTCCGAGCATGGCTGGAATAtcgatgagcttctggaaCTAATGTGGGAGAAACTCAACCTCAGACGAGTCTACACGAAACCCAAGGGAAAGGCTCCTGATTACTCGGCTCCTGTTGTCTTGAGATCAAACGCGTGCACAGTTGAGGACTTT TGTAATGCCATTCACCGGTCGATCAAGGATCAGTTCAAGGTTGCCATCGTTTATGGCCGCTCCGTCAAACACCAACCGCAGAGAGTCGGTCTCTCGCATGAATTagcggatgaggatattg TCACGATTATTAAGCGCTAA
- a CDS encoding putative cysteine dioxygenase Cdo1 produces the protein MPYLDSTTSLPPSQSKYPDNAFENLVLDLSAALGPSSGLDSDDVNPLDIQRLMEQYVSNPEEWRPFALGDNSRGYTRNLIDQGNGKSNLLILVWSPGRGSAIHDHANAHCVMKVLKGSLQETLYTWPDQDKLRNGQPSSPQIIKKTTYTENQVTYMSDKLGLHKISNPDPHNPAVSLHLYTPPNAATYGFCVFDEKTGKASRVKQSHFYSIRGERC, from the exons ATGCCATATCTCGACTCCACAACATCATTACCACCTTCACAAAGCAAATACCCTGATAATGCGTTCGAGAATCTCGTCCTAGACCTCAGCGCAGCGTTGGGTCCGAGCTCAGGCCTGGATTCTGACGATGTCAATCCCCTCGACATCCAGCGCCTGATGGAGCAATATGTCTCCAATCCGGAGGAATGGCGCCCTTTTGCCCTGGGCGATAACAGCAGGGGATACACAAGGAATCTTATTGATCAAGGGAATGGTAAAAGTAATCTG TTAATATTGGTCTGGAGCCCTGGTAGAGGGAGTGCAATACATGATCATGCCAATGCACATTGTGTCATGAAG GTCCTCAAAGGCTCTCTGCAAGAGACTCTATATACATGGCCAGATCAAGATAAACTCCGAAACGGGCAGCCCTCATCGCCGCAAATCATCAAGAAAACCACCTACACCGAGAACCAGGTAACCTATATGTCTGACAAA CTGGGCCTCCATAAGATATCAAACCCAGACCCTCATAACCCCGCCGTCTCGTTACACC TCTATACCCCACCAAATGCAGCAACGTATGGTTTCTGCGTGTTCGACGAAAAGACTGGGAAAGCAAGTCGCGTGAAGCAATCCCATTTCTACTCTATCAGAGGAGAACGGTGCTAG